CCGCGCGCGTCGCTGATCCCGGCCTGGCGCATCGCCTGGCGGGCCGGCCCCTGCTTGACCCCGGCGGGCAGCACGCAGCCGAGGATGCCTTCGTCGATGGCGTCGGCGTCGATGCCGCCACGCTGGATGGCGGCGCGGATGGCCACGGCGCCGAGCTGCGGTGCGCTCAGGCTCGACAGGCTGCCGAGCATGCCGCCCATCGGGGTGCGCGCGCCGCCCAGGATGACGATATCGCTCGTTGAAGACATGGCGTCCTCCACTCTCGTAATTCGATGGGGCCGGCATGGCTGCGTTGACCGCCGGGTGGCCCTATGCTTTGCTCGGTAAAAACCAAGCAAACGCTCGTGTTCAGGTCCTGGCTCAATGACTTTAGTGAACGCCTCACCTCGTCGCAAGGAGTTGGTCCGGATTGCCGCTCGTCTGTTCGTCGAAGAGGGCTTCGACCGGACCACGGTGCGCATGCTGTCCCAGGCGATGGGGATCAAGTCGGGCAGCCTGTTTCACCATTTCAGCGACAAGCAGGCGATTCTCCGCGCGGTGATCGAGACCGGCATGCAGCATGCGCTGACGCTGGCGCGTGGTTCGCTGGCCGAGGCCGGATGCTCGCCCGAGGTGCGCCTCGACGCGCTGGCGCGGGCGCACCTCGAGACGTTGTTGACCGAGCGCAATGCGCATGTCGTGGCGCTCTATGAATGGCGGCGCCTGGACGATGCCTCCCGCGATCATCTGATCCACCTGCGTGATGCCTACGAGTCGCTGTGGCAGAAGGTGGTCGACGAAGCGCTGGAGGCCGGGCTGATTCACGGCGATCGCTTGCTGGTGCGGCGTTTCCTGCTCGGCGCGCTCAACTGGACGGTGCGCTGGTACGACCCGGCAGGGCCGCGCTCGCCCCAAGCGCTGGCCGGCGAACTGCTTGCCATGCTGACCGGCCGCGCTTTGGCCGCCGCACAAACGGAGACACGCTGAATGCAATTGACCGAACGTACCTTCCTGATTACCGGCGCCGCCTCGGGGCTGGGAGCGGCGACCGCCGAACGG
The genomic region above belongs to Halomonas zincidurans B6 and contains:
- a CDS encoding TetR/AcrR family transcriptional regulator; amino-acid sequence: MTLVNASPRRKELVRIAARLFVEEGFDRTTVRMLSQAMGIKSGSLFHHFSDKQAILRAVIETGMQHALTLARGSLAEAGCSPEVRLDALARAHLETLLTERNAHVVALYEWRRLDDASRDHLIHLRDAYESLWQKVVDEALEAGLIHGDRLLVRRFLLGALNWTVRWYDPAGPRSPQALAGELLAMLTGRALAAAQTETR